TGGCGGGATCGCCCTCAATAAAACTTGAAGATATTTTTTGCGAGGTTAACAAGAATTGACGGAGACAGGTTATGCAGATGACAGGCGATCAAATACTGGTTCAATCGCTGAAAGATGAAGGGGTCGATATCATGTTCGGCTACCCAGGGGGGGTACTGCTGGGTTTATACGATGCCCTGTTTAATAGTGGTATCAAACATGTGCTTCCGAAACATGAACAGGCGGCGGCTCATGCCGCGGACGGTTACGCCAGGTCCACCGGGAAAGTAGGGGTCGTTCTGGCCACCTCGGGTCCCGGTGCTACCAACCTGATCACAGGGGTGGCCACAGCCTTCATGGATTCAGTCCCCCTTGTAGTTTTGACCGGCCAGGTCTCGACCCACATGATCGGCGGCGACGCCTTTCAGGAAGCGGATATCATCGGGATCACGCGTCCTATAACAAAGCACAGTTATCTGGTCACGAAGACCGAGGACATTGCCAGGATTGTTCAGGAGGCGTTTCACATTGCGGGAACGGGAAGGCCCGGCCCCGTCTTGATCGATTTACCCAAAGACGTGCTGACCGGCAAAGCAAAGTACAATCGTCCGAAGTCTGTAAATATCAGAGGGTACAAACCCAAGGTCGAGGGACACTCTGGGCAGATAAAGCGTGTCCTGACAGAGATCAAAAAGGCCAAAAAGGCGGTCATTTACGCTGGTGGCGGAGTTATCCTTTCGGGGGCCAGCGCGGAGCTTTTAAAGTTTGCGGAGTACAACCAGATCCCGGTGACCAACACACTCCTGGGACTGGGCGGATTTCCGGCGGACCACCCGCTTTTTCTGGGAATGCTTGGAATGCACGGTGCCTACGTGGCCAACATGACCATCCATGAATCGGACCTCATTCTGGCCATCGGGGCACGGTTCGATGACAGGGTGACAGGCAACGTGGCCAAGTTCGCTCCCAATGCCCGGGTCGTTCACATTGACATCGACCCGTCTGCCATCAGCAAGAACATCGTTGTCCACGTCCCTGTGGTGGGAGACGTCAAGGGTGTTCTAACCGAACTGAACCGCCTTCAGAAGAAGGAAGAGCCGGTGTGGGGCGAGATCAGGCAGAGTTGGCTCGATCATGTCCGCCGGTGGTCTGAGGAAAGACCTTTTTCCTATGACAAGGACACCAAGCAGATCAAGCCACAGTATGTCATCGAACGTCTTAGCGAACTTGCCCCGAAGGACGCCATCATCACCACTGAGGTGGGTCAGAACCAGATGTGGACGGCCCAGTTCTACAATTTTACCAAACCCAGAACCCTCCTCTCCTCCGGGGGGCTGGGTACCATGGGTTACGGTTTTCCGGCGGCTATGGGGGCTCAGTTCGCAAATCCGGACAAACTGGTTGTTGACATCGCGG
The window above is part of the bacterium genome. Proteins encoded here:
- the ilvB gene encoding biosynthetic-type acetolactate synthase large subunit, translated to MQMTGDQILVQSLKDEGVDIMFGYPGGVLLGLYDALFNSGIKHVLPKHEQAAAHAADGYARSTGKVGVVLATSGPGATNLITGVATAFMDSVPLVVLTGQVSTHMIGGDAFQEADIIGITRPITKHSYLVTKTEDIARIVQEAFHIAGTGRPGPVLIDLPKDVLTGKAKYNRPKSVNIRGYKPKVEGHSGQIKRVLTEIKKAKKAVIYAGGGVILSGASAELLKFAEYNQIPVTNTLLGLGGFPADHPLFLGMLGMHGAYVANMTIHESDLILAIGARFDDRVTGNVAKFAPNARVVHIDIDPSAISKNIVVHVPVVGDVKGVLTELNRLQKKEEPVWGEIRQSWLDHVRRWSEERPFSYDKDTKQIKPQYVIERLSELAPKDAIITTEVGQNQMWTAQFYNFTKPRTLLSSGGLGTMGYGFPAAMGAQFANPDKLVVDIAGDGSIQMNIQELATIAQYNLPVKILILNNCFLGMVRQWQELFYGARYSSTCLASNPDFVRIAEAYGVKGIKVEDKKDVDAGLIEMINHDGPVLLEVMVDREEGVYPMVPAGAASSDMIFGPNKKDTKKLKVVK